The following are encoded together in the Brassica napus cultivar Da-Ae chromosome A9, Da-Ae, whole genome shotgun sequence genome:
- the LOC106363263 gene encoding uncharacterized protein LOC106363263: MSQLLLQRLSKSSSRNISLIHEKARRVLSSSAATNPYVSLEISADLNEGGGTIIGSVLLFDAAKHDVLTVEKTIPEEMIVEGKGVGASHGWLFMEDQRDRSLSVTDVLNPLPCKRETTVIPLPPLASLQLCQSKVGWNVAMSTSPDQDDEDDWVVAIKFLGGQLSLCRPRRDLRWTNIQTPLLGYLDNSNLMYSKRDQCFYLPSPGGHHLFSYDIKDKDHPNPKFHVLQFRDLPELPQSEWEILVGSCYRTEYLVESASTGEHFLVKRYIQTYLKNGQDYKTKQFMVFREEETLEGGRYMCYTDNIGDVCIFLSSSEAFCVQASSFPGLKPNSIYYIGQGFGIYDITTGTSTPFHGAPAKLSASFWLPPFSI, encoded by the exons ATGTCTCAGCTTCTCCTCCAACGACTCTCCAAATCCTCTTCCCGTAACATTTCACTC ATTCATGAGAAGGCTAGGAGGGTGTTGTCATCGTCAGCAGCCACCAACCCGTATGTATCACTGGAGATAAGTGCTGATTTGAATGAGGGTGGAGGAACAATCATTGGAAGTGTCCTCCTGTTCGACGCAGCTAAGCATGATGTGCTCACGGTGGAGAAAACAATACCAGAAGAGATGATCGTTGAGGGGAAAGGAGTCGGAGCTTCCCACGGATGGTTATTTATGGAAGATCAACGCGATCGTTCTCTTAGTGTCACTGACGTTTTAAACCCTTTACCTTGCAAGAGAGAAACGACAGTGATTCCTCTGCCTCCGCTTGCTTCTTTGCAACTTTGCCAATCTAAGGTTGGCTGGAATGTGGCAATGTCCACTTCTCCCGACCAAGACGATGAGGATGATTGGGTGGTTGCTATCAAGTTCTTAGGTGGACAGCTTAGTCTCTGTAGGCCCCGTCGTGACCTCCGTTGGACTAATATTCAAACCCCTTTATTAGGCTACTTAGATAACTCAAATCTCATGTATTCCAAGAGAGACCAATGCTTCTACTTGCCTTCTCCTGGAGGTCACCACTTGTTCTCCTATGATATAAAAGACAAGGATCATCCCAATCCCAAGTTCCATGTGTTGCAGTTTCGTGACCTGCCCGAGTTGCCTCAATCCGAATGGGAGATTTTGGTGGGTTCGTGTTACAGGACAGAATATCTGGTGGAGTCAGCCTCCACTGGTGAACATTTCCTCGTCAAACG GTACATCCAGACGTATCTCAAGAACGGGCAGGACTACAAAACGAAGCAGTTCATGGTATTTAGAGAGGAGGAGACGTTGGAAGGAGGAAGATACATGTGTTACACTGACAACATTGGCGATGTGTGCATCTTTCTTTCAAGTAGTGAGGCTTTCTGCGTCCAAGCGAGCTCGTTCCCTGGTCTCAAGCCTAACTCCATCTACTATATAGGCCAAGGATTTGGTATTTACGATATTACCACCGGAACCTCCACTCCTTTTCACGGTGCACCGGCCAAGCTCTCCGCCTCTTTCTGGCTTCCCCCATTTTCTATCTAG
- the LOC106367411 gene encoding protein BPS1, chloroplastic-like, whose amino-acid sequence MSHRIKDHPPRVFFRCGNPFKNLFPKTNNARISPNLLSLLNSFETSLMLSIRELIPKDDGNAILTVSWMKEAMASLCETHKSIRTLVTDLELHVSDLEENFIYIYSDISSKLLELCNSFTSELDRVNHGNMLLKFTFSKLETSSCSEEISLLHLESWRQHMASKNPRIENCGAILSSLVESLKHHHHSLSKKKLSGKGKVLLRALYGVKVKTLYITTVFAAVFSGSSNNLLYLTIPKEMEEVPWAQGFMELQNMVNPEIKNAFLSDRFTVIKDLEAVELGVKKLHTAVQEGSDTNVLVEVLKKSVMELSERFDLVSKETGCLVKTVISSRDALVERLWTKYEDELGVKLPMMISVKRLVCE is encoded by the coding sequence ATGAGCCACCGTATAAAAGATCATCCACCAAGAGTGTTCTTCCGCTGTGGAAACCCATTCAAGAATCTATTTCCCAAGACCAACAATGCACGCATATCCCCAAATCTTCTCTCACTGTTGAACAGTTTCGAGACAAGCTTGATGTTATCGATTAGAGAACTTATACCAAAGGACGATGGGAATGCTATTCTCACTGTTTCTTGGATGAAGGAAGCAATGGCATCTCTTTGTGAAACACACAAGAGTATCAGGACACTCGTGACCGATCTAGAGCTTCATGTCTCGGACTTGGAAGAAAACTTTATTTATATCTACTCTGACATTAGCTCGAAGCTGCTTGAACTCTGCAACTCCTTCACCTCAGAGCTCGACCGTGTCAACCACGGAAACATGTTACTCAAGTTTACTTTTAGTAAGCTGGAGACTAGCAGTTGTTCTGAGGAAATTTCTTTGTTGCATCTTGAGAGTTGGAGGCAGCACATGGCTTCCAAGAACCCGAGGATCGAAAACTGCGGCGCGATTTTGAGTAGTCTTGTTGAATCGTTGAAACATCACCACCATAGTCTCTCCAAGAAGAAACTATCTGGAAAAGGAAAAGTCCTCCTACGAGCTCTATACGGTGTCAAGGTCAAGACTTTGTACATAACCACCGTGTTTGCTGCAGTGTTTTCTGGTTCTTCGAACAATCTCTTGTATCTAACCATTCCAAAGGAGATGGAGGAGGTTCCATGGGCCCAAGGTTTCATGGAACTGCAGAACATGGTTAACCCGGAGATCAAAAACGCATTCTTATCAGACAGGTTCACGGTTATTAAAGATTTAGAGGCAGTTGAATTAGGTGTAAAGAAGCTTCACACAGCGGTCCAAGAAGGGTCGGACACTAATGTATTGGTGGAGGTATTGAAGAAATCAGTGATGGAACTCTCGGAAAGGTTTGATCTTGTCTCCAAGGAAACAGGTTGCTTGGTTAAGACAGTGATCTCTTCTCGAGACGCATTGGTGGAGAGGCTGTGGACCAAATATGAAGACGAGTTAGGAGTTAAATTGCCCATGATGATAAGTGTTAAGAGACTTGTTTGTGAATAG
- the LOC106363262 gene encoding uncharacterized protein LOC106363262 has protein sequence MVGDVHLFDAATEGLVTVADKTIPVELVNGGIVVGASHGWLFFKDRHDHSVSMTDFYNSLALKKNATMVPMPTFTALHHCQTEVVWNVAMSTSPGQQEDEDDWVVGIKFLGNQLSFCRPRRDLRWTNVSAPFKIFNNSNLMFSKRDKTFKLPAPVGNYLCSWDIQFHKDEYPAPKLHKLLFHNLPQLPLSMWELLDSCPREDHWVESPSGESFLVKWYSRVSLSPSLSTLPIVMVFREEDRKDGIIKMCYTEDIGDICVFLSKSEAFCVPASSCPGLKPNSIYVADRVFSVYDLTTKTFNHFKYPIDAPEKISRVPCWLPPVSV, from the exons ATGGTCGGAGACGTCCACTTGTTCGATGCGGCCACGGAAGGGTTAGTCACAGTCGCTGACAAAACTATACCCGTAGAGCTCGTTAACGGCGGTATTGTGGTCGGAGCTTCTCATGGATGGTTATTTTTCAAAGACCGGCACGATCATTCCGTATCTATGACCGACTTTTACAACTCTTtggctttaaaaaaaaacgcaaCGATGGTTCCTATGCCTACATTTACTGCACTCCACCATTGCCAAACTGAAGTTGTCTGGAATGTGGCAATGTCGACTTCTCCTGGTCagcaagaagatgaagatgattgGGTAGTTGGTATCAAGTTCTTGGGTAACCAGCTGAGTTTCTGCAGGCCCCGTCGTGACCTGCGGTGGACCAACGTCTCAGCtccttttaaaatattcaacaaCTCAAATCTCATGTTCTCAAAGAGAGATAAAACATTTAAGTTGCCTGCTCCCGTAGGCAACTACTTGTGCTCCTGGGATATCCAGTTCCACAAGGACGAATACCCTGCCCCTAAGCTCCATAAGCTGCTTTTTCACAACCTTCCCCAGTTGCCCCTGTCCATGTGGGAGCTCTTGGATTCGTGTCCGAGAGAGGATCACTGGGTGGAGTCACCATCGGGGGAATCCTTCCTCGTAAAATG GTACTCCCGTGTCTCACTGTCCCCTAGCTTGTCTACATTGCCGATAGTTATGGTGTTCAGAGAGGAAGACAGAAAGGATGGAATAATAAAGATGTGTTACACAGAGGACATTGGAGATATTTGCGTCTTCCTTTCAAAGAGTGAGGCCTTCTGCGTCCCGGCTAGTTCTTGCCCTGGTCTCAAGCCTAACTCCATTTATGTCGCTGACCGTGTATTTTCTGTGTACGATCTCACCACCAAAACCTTCAATCATTTTAAATACCCCATAGATGCACCAGAGAAGATTTCCCGCGTCCCTTGTTGGCTTCCACCCGTTTCAGTCTAA